GGAGCGTGGTGAAAGTGACATTCGGCACCCGGGTACAAAACAGCGTACTGGTGCATGCCCTGCAGGCGGGCGGTCAGCCGCTGCCTTTTGGGGCGACCATTACCGATGCCAGCGGCAACGAGATTGGCGTGGTGGGCCAGGGCAGCATGATGTTTATTAACGAGGCCACCGCCCCCCGGGCGATTGTGAAATGGAGCAGCGGCCAGTGCACGGTGCAGCTTGATCCGGCAAAAAGTAAGGAGAAGGTATGTCGTTAATCCGTATGGTCCGCTGGGGGATAGTGCTGTGTGCCCTGTGGGGAAGTGCCGCGTGGGCCAGCTGCTGGCAGGCCCACAGCCCCTATGAGATCGATATGTCGATGGGGCGGGTGGTGGTGAGCCCGGATCTGCCGGTGGGCGGTGTTATTGCCACCCGGACCTGGACGATGCCGTCGAATAATACGGTCTATGTCTCATGCTCTGAGTCGGCGTCCCGCACTTTCAAGGCAGACGTGGTAGCCCCCGGGATGATGCTGGGGGGAAGTAATATCTACGCCACCGATATTCCCGGTATCGGGCTGCGGTTTTCCCGTAAAGGGCAGATAAGCATTGTGTACCCCGGCACCTATACCACCACCGGTAGCCGTTTTATTCTGGCGGGGTCCACATTTACCCTGGAGATTGTTAAAACCGCCGAGGTGACCGGCAGCGGCACACTCGCCAGCGGGCCCTACACCGAATATGGCCTGCCGGGGATAGTAATGCTGAAAACCAGCCTGACGGCGGACGCCATCACCATTGTTTCCCCCTCCTGTAGCGTGCTGAGCGGTAAAAATATGAATGTGGATATTGGCACCATTAAGCGCAGCGATCTCAAAGGGGTGGGCACCTGGGCCGGTAACACACCGTTCAACATACAGCTGCGGTGCAGCGGCGGGGTGAGCATCAGCGGATACGCCAATATCAACACCACGTTTTCCGGCAACCTGGCAACGGGGACCACCTCCCGCCAGGGGGTACTGATCAATGAAAAAACCGGCAGTTCAGCGGCAAAAGGGATCGGCGTGCAGGTGCTGCAAAACGATACCCCGCTGGAATTTAATAAAAAATATAATATCGGGAGGCTGGCCAGCGATACGACACAGCTGTACTCCCTGCCTTACCGCGCCCGGTTTTACCAGTATCTTGCCGATACCAGCAGCGGCGAGGTGGAGTCGCATATGGTGTTTAATCTTACCTATGATTAATTCAGGAGCACGCCATGTGGCCAGCCAGAGCAGGAAAAATAACGCGTAATATCATTATGCTGGGGATTGCGGGCTACGGCATTTT
This Shimwellia blattae DSM 4481 = NBRC 105725 DNA region includes the following protein-coding sequences:
- a CDS encoding fimbrial protein, which codes for MSLIRMVRWGIVLCALWGSAAWASCWQAHSPYEIDMSMGRVVVSPDLPVGGVIATRTWTMPSNNTVYVSCSESASRTFKADVVAPGMMLGGSNIYATDIPGIGLRFSRKGQISIVYPGTYTTTGSRFILAGSTFTLEIVKTAEVTGSGTLASGPYTEYGLPGIVMLKTSLTADAITIVSPSCSVLSGKNMNVDIGTIKRSDLKGVGTWAGNTPFNIQLRCSGGVSISGYANINTTFSGNLATGTTSRQGVLINEKTGSSAAKGIGVQVLQNDTPLEFNKKYNIGRLASDTTQLYSLPYRARFYQYLADTSSGEVESHMVFNLTYD